The nucleotide sequence TCAGCAGGAAGCTTGTTGATAATGGCCTCCACTTGTTCAATAAAGCCCATATTGAGCATTTCGTCCGCTTCATCCAGCACCAAGTATTCAATCCGGCTCAAGTTCAGCGTACCCCGTTCGATATGGTCCATTACACGCCCAGGGGTCCCAACGACCACGTGGCATTTCTGTTTCAATTCTGCCTGCTGGTAAGCAAAAGGCTGTTTACCATAGACTGCTGCCGCTTTGATGCGCTTGAAGCGTCCGATATTGGTAATGTCTTCTTTTACCTGATCGGCCAGTTCCCGCGTCGGCGTTAAAATAAGCGCCTGCGGTTTGTTCTCTTCCCAGTCGACCAATTCACAGATGGGAATACCGAAAGCTGCGGTTTTCCCGCTGCCTGTCTGCGACTTTACCGCAACGTCAGTCTTTGAAAGTGCAGACGGAATGACTTTTTCCTGCACTTCTGTCGGCTTCGTATATCCCAATCCTTCAAGGGCCCGCAGTATCGGTTCACTGATGTTATATTCTTCAAATCGTTTTTCGTTCATGTGTTTGTTTGCTCCTTCTCCGCTCAAAAATCTATAGGTTGCTCTATTATGGCACGAAATGCCCGCTTGCTTCCATTAAACAATTATTAAGTTTTATTTCAGAAAAGCGGAAATGGCCGTTTAGATTCGACCGGCATAAGACGCTCTGGCAAAGCGGCGTTTTTTGCCGCACAGCTAGAGTGGCTTATGACCCGAGAATCTGGCCATTGCAGCTGGATCAGAAAAGCGGAAGCGCCTGATCAGCCCGACAATAAAAGGAAACCAAAAATTAACTGCTAAAACAAAAAAATCAGCGGAAGCTTCTCCGCTGATTTTGAGTTATTGGTCCAGCAAACTGACGGATACTTTGACGTCGAGCTCCTGGCTGCCGCCTCTATAGACGCCCTGCACCGGGCTGACATCATTATAGTCGCGCCCCACGCCTACCCGGATATGGTGCTCAAGCGCTTCTACATTATTGGTCGGATCCAATCCGACCCAGCCGATTCCCGGGACCATCACTTCGACCCAGGCATGGCTCGCGGCATCTCCTACCAAAGCGGAGTTCTCGCCAACGTACAAATAGCCGCTGACATAACGGGCCGGAATTTGATTGCCGCGCAAAATTCCCAGCATCACATGCGTGATGTCCTGGCAGACGCCTTTCATCAAGTCAAATGACTCTTCCGCTTTTGTCGAAACAGTGGTGGATTCTCCGTCATAGGTAAAACGGTCATGGAGGTAGCCCATCACATCAATGGCAAACTGAACCGGATTGTCCATTTCACCGATATCGCGCTTCACTTGCTCCACCTGTTCCGGCGACAGGTACGTGTATGCGGTATTGCTTAAATAAGGCAAATACTGCTCACTGAAGAGATTGGAATGGAATATCGCATTCATTTCCGGTGAATACTCGATGCGGTGGACAAATGGGCTTTTTTGGATGCTGACAATCGAAGTTGTCTTTACTTCCAGATGCTGATGATGTTCGGCGATAAAGAATGTTTCCACGTCGTTGCCCCAAATATCGATATGCTCTTTTGTCAGCGTCGCCGGCGTGATATCGGCCCGGTAAGACAAGAGGCGCTGCGTTTCATCCGTTTTCGGTTTCAGGCGGATGGAGTTCATGCTTTGGTCTACAATGGTTTCGTACTTGAATATATTTGTATGCTCTACTTTATATTTCATCGTCGTAATTCCCTTCGTACTCATGGACTGAGATTGGGTTTGGGTTTGGCTGCCGGCCTGTTCAGATGCCGGATCAATCAAATAATAGGTTTTTGAAAACAACTCGCTGATTTCATTGCAGCCGTCCTGGAAATGATTTAAAAAATCCATCATTTCGTCTGCAGTCAAGTGGTCAATGTCAATTTCATTAAATTCGGTTCTTACCTCGTCAAGCTTTGCTAAAAGCTCCCAGGAATAGTGGGAGACTTTCCCGCCTTCCAATTCTTCTACCGCTTCTCTCACATGATCCAGGCAATAACGGATCGAACGAGGGAACGCTTTATCAGAAATCAGGAAACTGAGCACCTGGCGCGGATCCATTTTGGGCAGATGGGCTTTTAAATACGCCTCGTAGCCTTTTGTCATGCGCAAGGCAGCCAGCCAGTAATAATAATCTTCCGTTTCTTCCTGCAATTGCTGCTCATACGTCCGCTCGCACACCACATTTAAAATGCGCGCTGTTTTCTCTGCCCGTTCCAGCCACTTGCCAATTTTAATAATCTGATATCCTACGCCCCGCTGCATGGCAGATTCAATAATCCCTTGGGAAGTAAGCGAAGTCATTTTTACCAGTTCTAAAAAGCTGCGGATTTCACTGGTCATGCATTGCTGCGGATCGATATTCTGCAGCGCCAAATAGCAGCTGTTCCATATTTGCCAGTACTCATCTGTGATATGGTCCCGGCTCACCCGTGCATTTTCCCGGATATAACGGACACAATTCGCCACCGAATTTAGGTTTTCATCAGCTATCGCCAAGTAATGCACCAGCTTGGCTTCATTGTAAGGAGAGAGGGAATGAAGCCCTTCCAGCTCCTGTGTTGAAGCGCAGATTTCATAAGTCAGCCTCCAGTCGCTTTCCCGGATCAGTTCTTCATCGGAAGCTTCAATCATCTGCAACAGCTGCACATCCAAGATACGGGCATTGTTTTCCGCCCGTTCTGCGTTCCGCGACATCCAATACAAGGAATTGGCTACTCGACTCAGCATTAAAGAGCCCCCCTCTCTTCTTTTTCTTTATAAACCCACGTATCTTTGCCGCCGCCGCCTTGGGAGGAATTGACCACAAGCGAGCCTTTTTTCAATGCCACACGGGACAAGCCGCCCGGGAGGACGCGCGTTTCTGCTCCCCGCATGACAAATACCCGCAAATCCACATGGCATGGATAAAAATCTTCTCCTTGATATGCCGGGGCCCTCGACAATTTAATCGTCGGCTGTGCAATATACTGATGCGGCGTTTCGATGATTTTCTCCCTGAATAGTTCAATAAGTTCTTTCGATGCATGCGGGCCGACGAGCATGTCATAGCCCCCGGATGCTCCGACATTTTTCACCACCAGCTCTTCCAGGTGCTCAAGCACCCATTCCCGCTCTTCGGGGTTATCAAGCAGATATGTTTTCACATTGTCGATAATGGGTTCTTCTTTCAGATAGTAGCGGATCATATCAGGCACGTACGCGTAAATTGCCTTGTCGTCTGCGACTCCGTTTCCAATGCCGTTCAGTATTGCGACGTTGCCATTGCGATAAGCTTCAACGAGCCCCGGCACGCCAAGCGCCGAGTCTTCCCGGAAAGCTTCAGGATCCAAAAAGTCGTCGTCGATGCGGCGATAAATAATATCTACCCGCTTAAGCCCGCGGATAGACTTCATGTACACAATATTTTTTCGCACGACAAGGTCCCGTCCTTCGACTAAATCAATGCCCATTTGCTGAGCCAGGAATACATGATCGTAGTATGCGGAATTGTACATGCCCGGCGTCAACAGCACGGCAAACGGCTTGTCTCCCGTCGATTTGGGCGCATGGTCCAAAATGGCTTTATGTAGATGAGACAATTGATGTTCGAGCGCATGGACCGAATGGTTCGTAAAAAATTCAGGATACACTTGCCGCATCACGTAGCGGTTTTGATACACATAGGACATTCCGGAAGGGTTGCGCAAATTGTCTTCGAGCACATGATACTTGCCATTTTCATCCCGGATCAAATCGATGCCGGCCAGAAAAATGTGGTTTTTCAACGGAATATCGATTCCTTGCACTTGTTTTGCGTAATAATAAGGGTTTTCTTCAATCAGCCTGCGAGGAACCACGCCGTCATCGAGAATTTTTTGTTCGTGGTAGACATCATCCAAAAAACGGTTGAGGGCTTCTGTCCGTTGAACCATTCCTTTTTCGATGATTTTCCACTCATCCGGTGAAATGATAATCGGCACAAAATCAAAAGGCATTGTCCTTTCGGTGCCAACGTTATTATTGTAGACGGTGAATGTAATGCCTTGGCGCAAAAATGACAGCTGGGCCGTTTCATGTTTTTCCTTTAATTCGTCTTTCGAAAATCCATTGAGCAGTTCATAGAACTTCCGGTAATGGGGTTTCGGCAAGCCCTCAGCAGTAAACATCTCATCAAAAAAAGGTTTTACATTATATGACTCAAACATGGTAACCCTCCCTCTTTTAAATAGAATTTTCTGTTAATTATAGAGTTACAAAAAAGCTATTGCTCTTTCGTAAAGGAGCGATAGCTTTTCCATGTTTTTATTTTAACCTTTTTTATTTATCAAATGTTGAATTTTTAGAAGATTTCGAGTCACTGGAATCTTTTTCGGCTAAATCTTTCTTCAGCGATTCTGTATATTCCGTGCTGCCGCCGTAAATGCCGCCTGACGGAGTAGAATCAATCGCAGAACTGCCGCTTGTAGCGCCAGTTGAACCAGCACCCGTCGTTGTAGATCCAGAAGTTGTAGATCCTACAGAACCTGCTGAACCGCCAGCTGTTCCTGATGTACCGCTGCCGGAAAGATCAGAGCTCGATAATCCTGAAGTGCCTGTAGTTGATGTGGAAGAAGTCTTGTCTGAAGAATCGCCCACTTCATCTTGAAGCGTCTTATTGGCTTTATCCAACATATCCTTCTCTTTATCCATCATCTTCTGCTGGCCCTCAATTGCACTTTTAACTGACTCTACAGCTTTGTTGACGCTTGGCTTCACTTTATCTACCATACCGCCTGATTGCTCGTTAAAACGCTCCAATCCTTTTTTCACGTTTTCTTTAAGGTTTCCGGCTTGAGTGGTAGTAGTTCCATCCGACTCCACTTTTTTCTGAGTCATTGCCGCGCCGATTACCGCACCTACCCCCAATAGCACCAATTTGCTGAATACACCGCCTGAACGTCTGGCCATAGTTATCCACTCCTTTTAATTTTAAAAATATACTGTCTTCTTAGTATTTACTACTTTAGACAGTTTTAAACCTTTCAAGAAAAATAAAAGACACCTTTTGTCATAGAAGGTGTCTTTACAGTCCGAGTCAGTTTATGTGATTTTGCCTTCTTCGATCATTACCTGTTCAAATGCCTCTACAACTTCGGGATCGTACTGGATGCCAGCGAGCCGTTTAATTTCATCTACCGCGTACTGCGCCGTAAAAGCTTTGCGGTAAGCCCGGTCTTCCGTCATGGCATCGAACGTATCGCAGACACCGATAATTTTCGCTTCCACCAAAATTTCATCGCCTTTTAAACCGAATGGATACCCTCGGCCATTTACCCGTTCATGATGCTGTTCTACAACATCCGCCAAATCTGCATACGCAGTCTTACGCAGCATTGCTGCACCGTCACTCGGATGCTTTTTCACCAAATCAAATTCTTCATCTGTCAGTTTATCCGGCTTTTTCAGCACTGCTTCCGGGATATTGATTTTTCCAATATCGTGAAGGATGGATGCAATAAATAAGTTCTCAACGCGAGCTCTCTCCAAATTCATTTTTACGGCAGTTTTTACAGCATATTTTGATACCCGAGAGCTATGATTAAAAGTATATCGATCTTTTTTTTCGACTAATTCCCCTATTTTGCGCAATTCATTTATTTCATTGCTAAGGGAATGGAAGATTGGTGCTGAAGAAACCGATAGAAAAGTTACGTCTGTTTTCGCATTAAAATTTATTGCTTCCTCTAAATCATTGACAGCAAAAAAATCATCCGGTCCTATTTCAATCACTTCATCATCCACAACTACTTCGAATATCCCTTCCAGTATATAAAAGAATTCTTGAACACTTGAATTTTCAGCCGGGAAGAGAATTATTAGCTCTCCTTTAGAAACAGTTTGCTTCATCAATTCAATACCATCTCCACGGCCTAAAAGGCTTAGAGATGTCGAACCGTTCTTTACGGTTTCCAAGTACTTGTTTTTCAGTATGTTCAAGCCTTTCATTAACTCACTGCCTTTCAAAAAAAACTATGAATGCATAGGAAACCCATACACTCATAGTACTTTATACGAATCTATTTAGACAACCCTTTACCAACCAATTACTTTCATTGGATCAATCAATGCTACACGGTCAGGGAATTGTACAGGCACCCATTCAATTTCAACAGTGATTCCAGCTGCTGTGGCATTTTCAACGCCGATACGCGTCATTTCTCTCGTTTTCATATCCAATTCGTGGATCAATGCAGTTACTTCTTCATCGTATTTTGCTGTTAAAGCTGCTTTCGTTCCAGCATCCTTGGCAGCATAATACTCATCACGGTACTGATCATACATATTTTGTGCTTCTAGTTGCGCTTTAGCAATTTCAGCGTAAATCTCAGCATTTACATTTTCAATTTCAGTTAAGCCTTGCGCTATTTCCGGGCTCATTGTCGCTTCACCTGCGGCAAATACTGGCGTACCAGCCATTACTGCTAAAAGAACAAACAACATCACAGCAACCAAACTCTTTTTAAACATCTTTTTTCCTCCACTCATTCTTTATTGTGACGAACGGGACAGGTTTTGAAATTTACCGAGGGCTCCCCTATTGCCTTCAGTGCATAAACCATCAAAAATCTGTCAGTTCA is from Planococcus liqunii and encodes:
- a CDS encoding alpha-E domain-containing protein, whose translation is MLSRVANSLYWMSRNAERAENNARILDVQLLQMIEASDEELIRESDWRLTYEICASTQELEGLHSLSPYNEAKLVHYLAIADENLNSVANCVRYIRENARVSRDHITDEYWQIWNSCYLALQNIDPQQCMTSEIRSFLELVKMTSLTSQGIIESAMQRGVGYQIIKIGKWLERAEKTARILNVVCERTYEQQLQEETEDYYYWLAALRMTKGYEAYLKAHLPKMDPRQVLSFLISDKAFPRSIRYCLDHVREAVEELEGGKVSHYSWELLAKLDEVRTEFNEIDIDHLTADEMMDFLNHFQDGCNEISELFSKTYYLIDPASEQAGSQTQTQSQSMSTKGITTMKYKVEHTNIFKYETIVDQSMNSIRLKPKTDETQRLLSYRADITPATLTKEHIDIWGNDVETFFIAEHHQHLEVKTTSIVSIQKSPFVHRIEYSPEMNAIFHSNLFSEQYLPYLSNTAYTYLSPEQVEQVKRDIGEMDNPVQFAIDVMGYLHDRFTYDGESTTVSTKAEESFDLMKGVCQDITHVMLGILRGNQIPARYVSGYLYVGENSALVGDAASHAWVEVMVPGIGWVGLDPTNNVEALEHHIRVGVGRDYNDVSPVQGVYRGGSQELDVKVSVSLLDQ
- a CDS encoding circularly permuted type 2 ATP-grasp protein, which produces MFESYNVKPFFDEMFTAEGLPKPHYRKFYELLNGFSKDELKEKHETAQLSFLRQGITFTVYNNNVGTERTMPFDFVPIIISPDEWKIIEKGMVQRTEALNRFLDDVYHEQKILDDGVVPRRLIEENPYYYAKQVQGIDIPLKNHIFLAGIDLIRDENGKYHVLEDNLRNPSGMSYVYQNRYVMRQVYPEFFTNHSVHALEHQLSHLHKAILDHAPKSTGDKPFAVLLTPGMYNSAYYDHVFLAQQMGIDLVEGRDLVVRKNIVYMKSIRGLKRVDIIYRRIDDDFLDPEAFREDSALGVPGLVEAYRNGNVAILNGIGNGVADDKAIYAYVPDMIRYYLKEEPIIDNVKTYLLDNPEEREWVLEHLEELVVKNVGASGGYDMLVGPHASKELIELFREKIIETPHQYIAQPTIKLSRAPAYQGEDFYPCHVDLRVFVMRGAETRVLPGGLSRVALKKGSLVVNSSQGGGGKDTWVYKEKEERGAL
- a CDS encoding HD-GYP domain-containing protein, with the translated sequence MKGLNILKNKYLETVKNGSTSLSLLGRGDGIELMKQTVSKGELIILFPAENSSVQEFFYILEGIFEVVVDDEVIEIGPDDFFAVNDLEEAINFNAKTDVTFLSVSSAPIFHSLSNEINELRKIGELVEKKDRYTFNHSSRVSKYAVKTAVKMNLERARVENLFIASILHDIGKINIPEAVLKKPDKLTDEEFDLVKKHPSDGAAMLRKTAYADLADVVEQHHERVNGRGYPFGLKGDEILVEAKIIGVCDTFDAMTEDRAYRKAFTAQYAVDEIKRLAGIQYDPEVVEAFEQVMIEEGKIT